Proteins found in one Planococcus citri chromosome 2, ihPlaCitr1.1, whole genome shotgun sequence genomic segment:
- the LOC135837173 gene encoding vesicular glutamate transporter 3-like has protein sequence MEKTYVADQPNGSLKLLENQNDPVHRKISSTTVAPPLLPSKRILVVAVLFLCLVVSQVVRNHINITVVEMTSNKSLIDSNITIPPEFDWDSTRVALVISIFAYGGLFSFLGGFIVNFLGGSVSCAVFMVISGITTLLHPYALNVHFYYFLACRFITGLSQTFLYVSVIEMYSRWFPLQERSKLVSFSFNGSNVGVAIVYPFSGYLAHRWGWETVFYVTGTLPLIMAVICLLAVKNHPSQDKFMSKEEREYIIQGTDNNKLAKTNHPYKKIVTSGPVWALCCLIFVYMWIVTNLGVCLPLYVKDVTQKNTDEIGWISAIPSVVYTLMFPVVGPLMDHFSNRGIMSLTRIHKIMVTIAFTSATIFFIASTFLSNLSVTLSYFVVIDILMSTVPLITEIVVVSIAPDHTSIVAGLVVFFFSLGAIFAATITGLMITHHTVQEWNNCFYLAAFVAIIGTVIFVKFGSSRAQKWALSSNVNKHRRPSLSYF, from the exons AAAAATCTCAAGTACGACAGTGGCACCTCCACTATTGCCATCGAAACGAATACTTGTAGTGGCGGTGTTATTTTTATGTCTAGTCGTTTCTCAAGTCGTACGAAATCACATTAACATCACCGTCGTAGAGATGACGTCGAATAAATCACTCATCGATAGCAATATTACAATT cCGCCGGAGTTTGATTGGGATTCGACGAGGGTCGCTTTGGTCATTAGTATATTCGCGTACGGAGGCCTATTCTCATTTCTAGGCGGATTCATAGTGAATTTTTTGGGAGGCTCGGTCAGCTGCGCTGTTTTCATGGTGATTTCTGGTATCACCACCTTACTCCATCCGTACGCGTTGAACGTGcatttttactactttttgGCGTGTCGATTCATCACTGGATTATCTCAG ACATTCCTCTACGTGAGTGTTATCGAGATGTATTCACGATGGTTTCCTTTGCAAGAAAGATCAAAACTAGTATCATTCAGTTTCAACGGATCAAACGTAGGAGTTGCGATTGTTTACCCTTTTAGCGGATATCTAGCTCACAGATGGGGATGGGAAACAGTATTTTACGTTACAG gTACACTACCACTGATCATGGCGGTGATTTGCTTGCTCGCTGTAAAGAATCATCCATCACAGGACAAATTCATGTCGAAAGAAGAACGTGAATACATAATCCAAGGAACCGACAATAATAAACTAGCTAAA ACTAACCatccttacaaaaaaattgtgacttcGGGGCCTGTTTGGGCGTTGTGTTGTCTCATCTTCGTTTACATGTGGATAGTTACTAATTTGGGGGTTTGTTTGCCACTATACGTTAAAG atgtGACTCAAAAGAATACCGACGAAATTGGTTGGATATCAGCCATCCCGAGTGTCGTTTATACCCTAATGTTTCCAGTCGTTGGACCTCTGATGGATCATTTTAGCAATCGTGGTATCATGTCTTTAACTCGG ATACACAAAATCATGGTTACTATTGCCTTCACTTCTGCGACCATTTTCTTCATAGCTAGCacgtttttgtcaaatttgtccGTAACGTTGAGCTATTTCGTCGTAATTGATATTCTAATGTCCACAGTACCTTTAATTACgga GATCGTCGTAGTGAGCATAGCTCCCGATCATACCAGCATTGTTGCCGGTTTGGTGGTATTTTTCTTCTCACTAGGCGCCATTTTCGCAGCAACAATCACCGGACTTATGATCACACATCAT ACAGTTCAAGAATGGAATAATTGTTTTTATTTAGCAGCGTTTGTTGCGATCATTGGTACAGTGATATTCGTAAAATTCGGCTCCAGCAGAGCTCAAAAATGGGCTTTATCGTCGAATGTGAATAAACATAGACGACCATCgctttcatatttttga